The genomic window AAAGGACCAGATTCGGGTATTGGCCCTGGCTATTGCCAATTTCGGACGGATGGGGACCTTGGTTGTCAAAGAAGATCAACGAAACATCCGGGCCTTGGTTCTTTCGGTTTTTAGAGAATCCGACCTGGATGTTTTATTTGTTCTCGGACAAAAAGGGAAGGAATTGATCCGGCTCCAGTCAAACCGGTTTCGTCGCTTGGGATTGGGAGGAAGCGGGCTCATTAAAAAGGCGATTCTCGGAAATTATCGGGTCCGGCTCAGTAAATGGGAACATGGGATTTTTATCAGTGGCAGTGCCCCCATTTTTAATGAAGAATCCGTATCCGGTCAGGTTTTTACCGGGGTTTTGATCGACAATATCTTCCTGGAAGAATTGGCTAAGGACGTGGATTCGTTTATGGCCATCGTAAGAGAAGGGAAGGTCCTGGCCAGTACCTTCACCCAAAAAGCGGGAGAAGGGGAAGAGTTGGAATTTTCGGAGGATGTGCTTCAAGACATCAGAGCCTTAATGGGCCAACCCCTGCCGGTTGTAGTTGAAGAAAAATCCTATACCATGAAATCCTTGCCTTTAAGAGATCGGGAAGGAAATATCCTTGGGTTTTTGGTTATTGGTCTTTCCCGGGCAGAACTGAATCAGACGGTTAATTCCCTGCGCCGGATTATCCTGGGCGTTGGGGGGGGAGGGGGTCTATTAGGAATCCTTTTGATGATTTTATTGACCTCTAAAATGAGACGGCAAATCGCCCTTCTTTCAGCCGGGACCGAAAAGGTTACCTCAGGTGATCTGACGGAAGCGATTCCGGAAATCAGCAAAGACGAACTGGGTGTTTTGGCCCGTTCTTTTAACCAAATGGCCCAGAGTTTGAATGAAAGGGATCGAATTCTTAAGGAGGAAAAGGAAAAAATACTGGCCAATGTGGATTTCCTTTCCATGATGGTCCATGATGTCAAGGCGCCCATAGCCGGGGTTAGTCTGATGATAGAGACCTTGTTGGAAGATAATCTCCAGCCGGAGGTAAAACAACGGCTTTCCGGGATGGGGGAAAGTATAGAAACCTTATTAGGGCACCTGTACAATGTCCTGACCATCTCCAAGATTGAAAAAGGCCCTTTTACTCTGAAACTTGAACCGGTGGATCTGAACGCCTCGGTAGTCTATGTTGCTTCCCAATGTGAGGTGCCGGCTGAACGGAAGGGTGTCCGGGTGTTGAAGGATCTTGATCAAAATTTATCGACCTTAGAGGCCGATGAGTTTTATCTGGAACGGGTGATCTATAATCTTTTGATTAACGCCATCCATTGGACCCCCCCGGGCGGATGGGTTAAAATAAAGACCGGCCTCCGGGAAAAGGATGGGAAGAGAATGATCTTCCTGGAGGTGGCTGATAGCGGTCCGGGGATCGCTTTAGAACAAAAGCCCAATCTCTTCGCAAAATTTATTTCTAAACCGGAAAAGGGGGATTTAACCGGAACCCATTCCGGATTGGGCTTGTATATCTGCAAGACTATTGTCCTGGCCCATGGGGGGGACCTGCAAGAAGAGGGAAGGGCCGGGGAGGGGGCACGGTTTGTTTGTACGTTTCCGCTGTAATGGTGACACTGTTACGGGTGATGACTCTGTAAAAACCCGTGATTCCCACGTCGGTAAATTATGGCTCGAATATTAATCGTCGACGACGACCTGAATACCTGCCAATCGCTGACGGCTGCTTTAAGTAAAGACGGTCACCAGGTTTTTGAAGCCCATTCCGGGAAAGAGGCCCTGGAAAAAATCCGCGGGCAGGAAGTGGAATTAACGGTGATCGATTTAATGATGCCGGGGATGAACGGATTGGATTTTTTCCAAACCTTAAAGGCCCTGCGTCCGGAAGTCGTCTCGATTATGATTTCCGCCCAGGCCACCATAGAAGTGGCCGTGAGCGCCATTAAAAGCGGCATTTATGATTTTATCACCAAGCCTTTTCGTTTGAACGAGATCAAAAAAGCCATTACCAAGGCCCTGGAAGCCCAAACCCTGCTTACGGAAAACAGGCGTCTGCGCCAGGCCTTGCGGGAAAAAGCTTCCTTTTCAAAAATTGTCGGGACCAGTCCGGCCTTTGCCCAGATGATGGATCTGGTTTCCAAGGTGGCCCCTACCCGGAGCACTATCCTCTTGTCCGGTGAAAGCGGGACCGGAAAGGAAATCATCGCCGAAGCCATTCATTTCGCCAGTTCCAGGGGGGAAGGCCCTATAGTTAAAATCAACTGCGGGGCCTTGACCGAGACCCTTCTGGAATCCGAATTGTTCGGTCATGAGAAGGGGTCTTTTACCGGTGCCCATCAGCAAAGGATCGGCCGTTTTGAAATGGCCAATGGCGGGACCCTCTTCCTGGATGAGATCGGAGAGATGAGTCTTGGCATGCAGGTTAAACTCCTCCGCGTTCTCCAGGACGGATGCTTTGAACGGGTAGGAAGCAGTCGGACCATCCAGGTGGATGTGCGCATCATTGCCGCCACCAATCGGGATCTGGAAAAAGAGGTCAAAGAGGGCCGTTTCCG from Deltaproteobacteria bacterium includes these protein-coding regions:
- a CDS encoding HAMP domain-containing protein; amino-acid sequence: MAFQHNKVGFKLILIYLFSLCLALSAVLVVTQSIITQQVHRRHQKKLDTLTQKVFFSLEKQKDQIRVLALAIANFGRMGTLVVKEDQRNIRALVLSVFRESDLDVLFVLGQKGKELIRLQSNRFRRLGLGGSGLIKKAILGNYRVRLSKWEHGIFISGSAPIFNEESVSGQVFTGVLIDNIFLEELAKDVDSFMAIVREGKVLASTFTQKAGEGEELEFSEDVLQDIRALMGQPLPVVVEEKSYTMKSLPLRDREGNILGFLVIGLSRAELNQTVNSLRRIILGVGGGGGLLGILLMILLTSKMRRQIALLSAGTEKVTSGDLTEAIPEISKDELGVLARSFNQMAQSLNERDRILKEEKEKILANVDFLSMMVHDVKAPIAGVSLMIETLLEDNLQPEVKQRLSGMGESIETLLGHLYNVLTISKIEKGPFTLKLEPVDLNASVVYVASQCEVPAERKGVRVLKDLDQNLSTLEADEFYLERVIYNLLINAIHWTPPGGWVKIKTGLREKDGKRMIFLEVADSGPGIALEQKPNLFAKFISKPEKGDLTGTHSGLGLYICKTIVLAHGGDLQEEGRAGEGARFVCTFPL
- a CDS encoding sigma-54-dependent Fis family transcriptional regulator; amino-acid sequence: MARILIVDDDLNTCQSLTAALSKDGHQVFEAHSGKEALEKIRGQEVELTVIDLMMPGMNGLDFFQTLKALRPEVVSIMISAQATIEVAVSAIKSGIYDFITKPFRLNEIKKAITKALEAQTLLTENRRLRQALREKASFSKIVGTSPAFAQMMDLVSKVAPTRSTILLSGESGTGKEIIAEAIHFASSRGEGPIVKINCGALTETLLESELFGHEKGSFTGAHQQRIGRFEMANGGTLFLDEIGEMSLGMQVKLLRVLQDGCFERVGSSRTIQVDVRIIAATNRDLEKEVKEGRFRQDLFYRLNVITIEIPPLRERVEDIPLLAGYFLNKYSELNTKNILGFSPDVSQVLSNYPWPGNVRELENIIERAVSLCQTSTVELSDLPARLTGSPAAGSYLVVPIGISLDEIEQSVLKKTLIKTKGDKKAAARLLGISLSSLYNKLNRKDI